AAGGTGGAGATCGTTTTTGGCGGCTTCGTCGAAGATGGACTGAGCCAGCGCCGAGGAGGCTTCTGGTGTGGGGGCGTTCACGGCCCAGAAGACGATGTCGAGCTGAGGCGGACTGGAGGGGGTGAGGAAGTGGGGGGATTCGGTGAGGCGGCGGTGGAGTTCCAAGGCTGCGGTGTGACTGGCTTCGAGGCCCTGGGCGAAGACGCCGCCGGGAATGTAGGGGAGGAGTTGCTGGGTCGCCCAAAGAGCTACGGCGGAGGCTCCGGCGCGGGAGCACTCGAGGGAGATCTCGCCGAGGTGGAGATCTTTAGAGGAGAAGTAGGTGTAGGGAGAGTCGTGCTTGTAGAAGCGGCCGACGGCTGGGTCGCGGAAGAGGATGGAGCCGCAGCCGTAGGGTTGGAGGCCGTGCTTGTGGGGATCGATGACGATGGAGTCGGCGTGGGGGATGGCGTCGAAGGCAGCGCGGGTCTCGGGGGAGAGATTGGAGGCGAGGGTGAAGTAGCCGCCGTAGGCCGCATCGACGTGTATGCGGAAGTTGAACCTTTTCTGCAGCACGAGGACTTGGTCGAGTGGATCAACCGAGCCGATGGCCGTTGTGCCTAGCGTGACGACGACGGTGCCGATGTTTTGGGTTTCGAGGAGACGCTCGAGTGCGTGGAGGTCCATTCGGCCGCGGTCGTCGGAGGGGATGGCGAGAAAGGGCAGGCCGAGGACGCTTGAGATGCGGTTGTGCGTGTAGTGGGCCTGGTCAGAGGCGGCGATGGCCTTGCCTGGTGCGAGTTGGCCGGCGACCCAGAGGGCTTCAAGATTCGCGAAAGTGCCACCGCTTGAGAGGTGGCCGAGATGCTGGGGCCAGTGAAACATCTTTGCAAGAGCGGCGACGGCTTCGATCTCCATGGCGGAGCTGGCGCGGCCACCGTCGAGGGCGTGATTGTTTGGGTTGACCGACATGGCCAGAGCGTAGGCGGCGCGGGCGATGGGGTGGGGCGGCTTGAGCATCTGGCCGGCGTAGAGAGGATGGGCGTAGGGGTAGTTGTCCTGCAGGCGGCTGGCTACCTGATTGAGGATCGCAGAGGCTGTTTCGTCCAGCGGGGGCGCGGGTGCGGGCGGCAGATGGGCAAAGCCTTCATCGAGGCGGCTCTGAGCTTCGGCGAGGAGCTGGAAGATGTCGTATCGCATAGAACCCTAGTAGGCAGACCGAGTGACGAAACCTATCTTGATCATCAACCCGAGCACTGTTGCGAGAATGAGGGCAACCGTCGTCCACGGTGCGTAGCTTCGCAGGCGCTTGGTTAAGGCTTCAATAACGAGAATAAGCGCGTAGAGGAGAAATATAAGGACGAGTCCATCCGCCACGAAGTATCGTGTTACGGCAGGAGTAGTCACCGTAAGGCCCCACTGTAGATTGAACGGATGGGCAAAGCTGCCGATGACGAAAACTAACAGGAAGAGAACAAATTGAAGAAGAGTGACCGCTGCTTTTTTCATGGATGAACTCTCGGGTTGGGTCTAGTGTGATGACGTATGCGTCCATAAAGATATAGCGGACAACGTGCGACCACCGTTTGATGTGACGACGTTGATGTTCGGCGGATCTGGTAGGCCCTAATTCAGATTGGACTCAAAGAGATCGTAGCGGTGTTCGAGCTCCCATTGTTCGGCGGCTTTTTCGCTGGATTGAAGAAAGCTCAGGCAGTTTGGTGTGGGGTTTGCGGATCCCAGAGGCTGTCCGGCACAGGCGGCGACAGTTTTGGTGAAGACATCGGGCTGCTGCCAGAGACTGGGGCCGGGAAGGAAGTTGTGTTCAAGGCTGGTGCGGGCGGATTGTTTGAGGTCGAGGTAGGAAAGGTCGAAGTCCATGGCGGCGCGTGTGTACTCGTTGGTGAGATCGATGCGGGAGACGCCTTCGTCGTCGGTGGAGAGGGCGATGGGAACGCGGGCAGCGCGATAG
The nucleotide sequence above comes from Tunturibacter empetritectus. Encoded proteins:
- a CDS encoding pyridoxal phosphate-dependent decarboxylase family protein; amino-acid sequence: MRYDIFQLLAEAQSRLDEGFAHLPPAPAPPLDETASAILNQVASRLQDNYPYAHPLYAGQMLKPPHPIARAAYALAMSVNPNNHALDGGRASSAMEIEAVAALAKMFHWPQHLGHLSSGGTFANLEALWVAGQLAPGKAIAASDQAHYTHNRISSVLGLPFLAIPSDDRGRMDLHALERLLETQNIGTVVVTLGTTAIGSVDPLDQVLVLQKRFNFRIHVDAAYGGYFTLASNLSPETRAAFDAIPHADSIVIDPHKHGLQPYGCGSILFRDPAVGRFYKHDSPYTYFSSKDLHLGEISLECSRAGASAVALWATQQLLPYIPGGVFAQGLEASHTAALELHRRLTESPHFLTPSSPPQLDIVFWAVNAPTPEASSALAQSIFDEAAKNDLHLALAKLPVRFFSHNTWQDTPKNDAANKVTCLRSVLMKPEHLLWLDHLWQRLQAAAVRQVGSIPR